The following coding sequences lie in one Polluticoccus soli genomic window:
- a CDS encoding C40 family peptidase produces the protein MSSSTVFGFAFNSEELTSSAITQNTLAEYNGPSPLVQSPNFYINMLQNKYAEKLDASVQDMENTDLYAFIDQWYGTKYAWGGTTQNGVDCSALVQNMYREVFKTDIVRTSYFQHDMSTEVSKDSLQEGDLVFFKTMGNRISHVGVYLKNNFFVHSCSSKGVTISSLDENYWSKVYAGAGRIEKGDSTAQNDQYLAMN, from the coding sequence TTGTCAAGCTCTACAGTATTTGGTTTTGCGTTCAATTCTGAAGAGCTTACCTCATCAGCCATTACCCAAAATACGCTTGCGGAATATAATGGCCCTTCGCCTTTGGTGCAGTCTCCCAACTTCTATATAAACATGCTGCAAAACAAGTATGCGGAAAAACTTGACGCTTCTGTGCAGGACATGGAGAATACAGACCTGTATGCGTTTATCGACCAGTGGTACGGTACGAAGTACGCTTGGGGCGGTACGACGCAGAATGGCGTGGACTGTTCGGCACTGGTGCAGAATATGTATCGTGAGGTATTTAAAACAGATATCGTACGTACCTCTTACTTCCAGCATGACATGAGTACAGAGGTAAGTAAGGATAGCCTGCAAGAAGGCGACCTGGTATTTTTTAAGACAATGGGCAACCGCATCTCGCACGTAGGTGTGTACCTGAAAAATAATTTTTTCGTTCACTCGTGCTCGAGCAAGGGTGTAACGATCAGCAGCCTGGACGAGAATTACTGGTCTAAGGTATATGCTGGCGCCGGACGAATAGAAAAGGGCGATTCGACTGCTCAGAACGATCAATACCTGGCTATGAACTAA
- a CDS encoding head GIN domain-containing protein: MKQTVLFAALFSMIAFSSCRKHTLVGEGPIVEETRTLENFESVQADGSLDVVVYPSTTNKVVISGYSNLIPIFETDVINGKLRLKYADKYYNIRHDNLHVTVYTTNMSSYSFNGSGHSTIKADQNSPDMYVEINGSGDIDIEQNEFVNVKCKINGSGNINGKQCQADNAAMRISGSGSIEMTVNKSLDVEISGSGDVNYWGGASVTDAEISGSGKIKKHS; this comes from the coding sequence ATGAAACAGACAGTATTATTTGCAGCTCTATTCAGCATGATAGCATTCTCTTCATGCAGAAAACACACCCTTGTTGGCGAAGGACCAATAGTGGAAGAAACACGTACGCTCGAAAACTTCGAAAGTGTACAGGCCGATGGCAGCCTTGATGTAGTTGTCTATCCTTCTACAACAAACAAAGTGGTGATTAGCGGTTACTCTAACCTCATACCGATTTTTGAAACGGACGTGATCAACGGTAAGCTCAGGCTTAAGTACGCCGACAAGTATTATAATATCAGGCACGACAACCTGCATGTTACGGTTTACACCACCAATATGAGTTCCTATTCATTCAACGGATCAGGCCACTCTACCATCAAAGCGGATCAAAACTCGCCTGACATGTATGTAGAAATAAACGGATCGGGCGATATAGACATAGAACAGAATGAGTTTGTCAATGTAAAATGCAAGATCAATGGTTCAGGTAATATAAATGGCAAGCAATGCCAGGCCGACAATGCAGCTATGCGTATCTCCGGTTCGGGCAGTATTGAGATGACAGTGAACAAATCGTTGGATGTTGAAATATCCGGATCTGGCGATGTGAACTATTGGGGTGGCGCATCTGTAACCGATGCGGAGATATCGGGGTCAGGCAAGATCAAAAAGCATTCTTAG
- a CDS encoding carboxypeptidase-like regulatory domain-containing protein, which translates to MKRSVILISSLVAFAAAEAQTTQQEQTYTQTSSASRLTQKVRGRVTDAESKQPLPGVVVVLVSDKQIAGTTDENGYFSIERVPIGRQSFQFSYMGFETYTAYEVLVISGKELELNVTMQESINRLKEVTVSATKERTKPLNEYATISARSFSVEETRRYAASFADPARMVMNFPGVSNAGDMDNSIVVRGNSPKGVLWRLEGIEIPSPNHFSSLGASGGAVSMLNANVLGTSDFYTGAFAPEIGNATAGVFDLNFRNGNTERYEHSVQIGALGMEVSTEGPFQKGKRASYLLNYRYSTLALLRDFILTGTQVPEYQDAAFKINLPTDKAGTFTLFGLGGYNQVDQAAKADSSKWDDENPNIGFDNKSKMGVAGVSHQYFVKKDAYIKTIISASYDKSSQYADTLNPSEAYTKVPIENNSFENIAYRAAIMYNEKLNTRHSFRTGVIGQQMQYDFAYNYYDGNKKQWKNVLSGDGQTQFYQAYIQWKARLSQKLTLTGGVHGSYLALNEKYSIEPRASLSYQQNKSKYTLAAGMHSKPEHISTYLFQDNSKGQSFTYPNKDLDLLRSLHTVAGYETALPWQIRMKIEAYYQHLYDIPVEKDSASGFSIINAQNIYSLLGTKPLVSDGTGTNYGVDISFERPFSNNYYIIATGSIYKSTFTTYGGAEYNTMFNRGHQLNIIGGKEFKLSASGRKILGLNGKVLYSGGLRESQIDLAKSRATKQTEYVPGKYFTEKGPVYFRADASVYYKINNKRATHTIQFEAQNLTNRENYYFSYFDSNAGEVKRVNQIGLLPNLSYRIDFHW; encoded by the coding sequence ATGAAAAGATCAGTCATACTAATATCCTCGCTAGTTGCTTTTGCTGCAGCCGAAGCGCAAACAACCCAACAGGAACAAACCTATACCCAAACGAGCAGTGCTAGCAGGCTTACTCAAAAAGTACGCGGCCGTGTCACAGATGCAGAATCAAAACAGCCACTACCTGGCGTTGTTGTTGTACTGGTATCAGACAAACAAATTGCCGGCACTACAGACGAAAACGGCTACTTCAGCATTGAACGCGTACCTATTGGCAGGCAGTCATTCCAGTTCAGCTACATGGGCTTTGAAACCTATACCGCCTATGAAGTACTGGTAATATCCGGCAAGGAACTGGAATTGAACGTTACCATGCAGGAGAGCATCAACAGGCTAAAAGAAGTAACCGTTAGTGCAACTAAAGAACGAACCAAACCGTTGAATGAATATGCAACCATCAGCGCACGATCTTTCTCCGTAGAAGAAACAAGGCGTTATGCTGCATCCTTTGCCGACCCTGCACGTATGGTCATGAACTTCCCGGGTGTATCCAACGCCGGTGATATGGATAACAGCATAGTAGTGCGTGGCAATTCGCCTAAAGGTGTTCTGTGGAGACTGGAAGGAATTGAGATCCCGAGCCCTAATCACTTTAGCTCCCTTGGTGCATCTGGTGGTGCAGTAAGCATGCTGAATGCAAACGTACTCGGCACATCAGATTTCTATACGGGTGCCTTTGCCCCGGAAATAGGCAATGCTACCGCTGGTGTATTCGACCTCAACTTCCGGAATGGCAATACCGAGCGTTACGAACATAGTGTACAAATTGGCGCGCTGGGTATGGAGGTTTCAACCGAAGGCCCCTTTCAGAAAGGCAAACGCGCTTCTTACCTGCTCAACTACCGCTACTCTACACTTGCACTACTGAGAGATTTTATCTTGACCGGAACGCAGGTGCCTGAATACCAGGATGCAGCTTTCAAAATAAACCTGCCAACCGACAAGGCCGGCACCTTCACACTGTTTGGACTCGGAGGCTACAACCAGGTAGACCAGGCGGCAAAAGCCGATAGCAGCAAATGGGATGATGAGAATCCGAATATTGGTTTCGACAACAAAAGCAAAATGGGCGTAGCCGGTGTATCACACCAATACTTTGTGAAGAAAGATGCTTATATCAAAACAATCATTTCTGCATCGTACGATAAGTCGAGCCAGTACGCCGATACACTGAATCCTTCCGAGGCTTATACCAAAGTACCCATTGAGAACAACAGCTTTGAGAACATAGCTTACCGCGCAGCGATCATGTACAATGAAAAGCTGAATACACGTCACTCATTCAGGACAGGTGTCATTGGCCAGCAAATGCAGTATGATTTTGCTTACAACTATTACGACGGCAATAAAAAGCAGTGGAAGAATGTATTGTCGGGCGATGGACAGACGCAGTTCTACCAGGCTTACATTCAATGGAAAGCCCGACTGTCTCAAAAACTGACGTTGACTGGTGGTGTACACGGCTCCTATCTCGCACTCAATGAGAAATACAGCATTGAACCTCGCGCGTCACTGAGCTACCAACAAAACAAGAGCAAATACACACTGGCAGCTGGCATGCACAGCAAACCTGAGCACATATCCACCTACCTGTTCCAGGACAATTCAAAAGGTCAGTCGTTTACCTATCCCAACAAAGACCTAGATCTATTACGCTCACTACATACCGTAGCTGGTTATGAAACAGCGCTCCCGTGGCAAATACGCATGAAGATCGAAGCCTATTATCAGCATCTGTACGACATCCCGGTCGAGAAGGACTCTGCGAGCGGCTTCTCTATCATCAACGCACAAAACATCTACTCACTACTTGGCACAAAACCACTGGTTAGCGATGGCACGGGCACTAACTATGGTGTAGATATTAGCTTTGAGCGTCCATTCAGCAATAACTACTATATAATAGCAACGGGCTCTATCTACAAGTCAACATTTACCACCTACGGCGGTGCCGAGTACAATACCATGTTCAATCGCGGGCACCAGCTGAACATCATAGGCGGTAAAGAATTTAAACTCTCGGCCAGCGGCAGGAAGATACTGGGGTTAAATGGTAAGGTGCTGTATAGCGGTGGCCTGCGCGAGTCACAGATAGACCTGGCAAAATCAAGGGCAACCAAACAAACCGAATATGTTCCCGGTAAATACTTCACCGAGAAAGGTCCTGTCTACTTCCGTGCAGATGCGTCGGTATACTATAAGATCAACAACAAGCGTGCTACACACACCATTCAGTTCGAAGCACAAAACCTGACCAACCGCGAGAACTATTACTTCTCGTATTTCGATAGCAATGCCGGTGAGGTGAAACGCGTAAATCAAATAGGCTTGCTACCTAACCTTAGCTACCGCATCGATTTCCATTGGTAA
- a CDS encoding STN and carboxypeptidase regulatory-like domain-containing protein, with protein MRPAPRVLFLFCFALLITTTAFAQDHLNKLVTISANKKPLKSVLQSISQQGRFIFSYNSNIINDDSLVTINANRKPVRQVLDDLFGSNISYKEKDKYIILQRAESFWYVSGYIYDELTNEGLGYVSVYEKQQLVASMTNDKGYFQLKMKDRSQPAVISVSKAWYSDTAIVIKPGQNQAIAVKIKPKEVLLDSVVITPNVEKNWLGKFFVSSKQRMQSLNIDQFFVDKPYQASVIPGVSTQGKMSGQINNKFSFNLLGGYTAGVNGFELAGLFNIVKKDVHYAQVAGAFNIAGGNLDGAQVSGLYNQMLGSVDGVQVAGLSNIVMKGVAGVQVSGVYSHSSINTEGVQIGGLASFTKDTMDGLQIAGVASVAGKNASGTQIAGLGNISGGEMDGVQIAGLFNYAKKLDGFQFAFVNIADTSTGYSVGFLNLVWTGYHKLSLSTNEVLHFNAAFKAGNKNLYSILFGGLNLDADSKAYSFGYGLGTEGRISNRFTLNPELTSQYLYLGDWEHLNLLNKFTLNLNFRISKDVSIYAGPSINIYYSNQGNTAKEGYMHTVPAKGYAVAEIYNTLLTGWFGWNAGINIF; from the coding sequence ATGCGTCCCGCCCCAAGAGTACTGTTCCTGTTTTGCTTTGCATTGCTGATAACTACCACCGCGTTTGCCCAGGATCACCTGAACAAACTGGTTACTATTAGTGCCAATAAAAAACCTCTGAAGTCGGTGCTGCAATCTATCAGCCAACAAGGGAGATTCATCTTTTCTTATAACTCTAACATCATTAACGACGATAGCCTTGTCACCATCAATGCTAATAGGAAACCTGTCCGCCAGGTGCTTGATGACTTGTTCGGTAGTAACATCTCATATAAAGAGAAAGACAAGTACATTATTCTGCAGCGTGCAGAATCGTTTTGGTATGTATCAGGATATATTTATGACGAGCTGACAAATGAAGGACTCGGCTATGTGAGTGTGTACGAAAAACAGCAGCTGGTGGCCTCCATGACCAATGACAAAGGCTATTTCCAGCTCAAAATGAAAGACCGGTCGCAGCCTGCAGTCATTAGCGTGAGCAAAGCCTGGTATTCTGATACAGCTATCGTCATAAAACCAGGCCAAAACCAGGCTATCGCTGTTAAGATCAAACCTAAAGAAGTCCTGCTCGATTCAGTTGTCATAACACCGAATGTCGAAAAAAACTGGCTGGGCAAATTCTTCGTTTCATCGAAGCAACGCATGCAGAGCCTGAACATCGATCAATTTTTCGTCGACAAACCTTACCAGGCATCGGTAATACCGGGCGTGAGTACACAGGGCAAAATGAGCGGACAGATAAACAATAAATTTTCGTTCAACCTATTGGGCGGCTATACCGCGGGCGTAAATGGTTTTGAGCTGGCGGGTCTTTTCAACATTGTAAAGAAAGACGTGCACTATGCACAAGTGGCGGGCGCGTTCAACATAGCCGGCGGCAACCTGGATGGAGCTCAGGTAAGCGGACTATACAACCAGATGCTTGGTTCGGTGGACGGTGTGCAAGTAGCTGGTCTTAGTAACATTGTGATGAAAGGCGTGGCAGGCGTACAGGTGAGTGGCGTATATAGCCACTCTTCCATCAATACAGAGGGTGTGCAGATCGGTGGCCTGGCCTCCTTTACCAAAGACACGATGGACGGACTGCAGATAGCCGGCGTTGCCAGCGTTGCCGGCAAAAATGCCAGCGGTACCCAGATAGCTGGCCTGGGCAATATCAGCGGAGGAGAAATGGACGGCGTGCAAATAGCAGGCTTGTTCAACTATGCAAAAAAACTGGATGGCTTTCAGTTCGCGTTTGTCAATATAGCGGATACCTCAACTGGCTATAGTGTTGGCTTTCTCAACCTGGTATGGACAGGCTACCATAAGTTATCACTAAGCACCAACGAGGTGCTGCACTTCAATGCAGCGTTTAAGGCAGGCAATAAAAACCTGTACAGTATCCTGTTTGGTGGGCTGAATCTCGATGCCGATAGCAAAGCATATTCTTTCGGCTACGGTCTCGGTACAGAGGGCCGCATCAGCAACCGCTTCACTTTGAACCCGGAATTAACCTCGCAATACCTCTACCTGGGCGACTGGGAACATCTGAACCTGCTGAATAAGTTCACGCTTAACCTGAACTTCCGGATCAGTAAAGATGTTTCCATATATGCGGGTCCATCGATTAACATCTACTACTCCAACCAGGGCAACACTGCCAAAGAAGGTTATATGCATACCGTACCCGCGAAGGGCTATGCAGTGGCCGAGATATACAACACGTTGCTGACCGGCTGGTTTGGCTGGAATGCCGGAATAAATATTTTTTAG
- a CDS encoding FecR domain-containing protein produces MKKNQMSDDLLVKYLLGETTAEEQTLVTDWIEASPANKKHFEHFELIWSKSKQLAAQSTVDENAAWARFKQRVETPAQHAPKTIKLSRPSFSWARAASILLVIAIGGLLTYFIMNREPAMITRQSGNNVLIDTLPDGSVITLNKQSTLSYPEEFDGDTRSIALNGEAFFNVTPDKKKPFIISVNDVTVKVVGTSFNVKNTAEKTEVIVETGIVEVTKKDNEVSLSPNEKATVLKGADAPIKEENEDVLYNYYRTKEFICNATPLWRLVDVLNDAYGVNIIIANPRLKNIELTTTFRNEPIEKILVVVSETLNIHVERKGVDYILK; encoded by the coding sequence GTGAAAAAGAACCAGATGAGTGATGACCTGCTGGTAAAGTATTTACTAGGTGAAACTACCGCCGAAGAGCAGACCCTGGTAACAGACTGGATAGAAGCCAGCCCTGCAAACAAAAAACATTTTGAACATTTTGAGCTGATATGGAGCAAGAGCAAACAACTGGCCGCACAAAGCACGGTTGATGAAAATGCCGCCTGGGCGCGTTTCAAACAGCGAGTTGAAACACCTGCTCAGCACGCACCCAAAACAATTAAGTTGTCACGCCCTTCATTTTCATGGGCACGGGCTGCTTCGATCCTACTGGTGATCGCTATTGGTGGATTGCTCACGTATTTTATTATGAACCGTGAGCCGGCAATGATCACCCGGCAATCCGGCAACAACGTACTGATCGACACCCTGCCTGACGGTTCTGTAATAACACTGAATAAACAATCTACGCTCAGCTACCCGGAAGAATTTGATGGCGATACACGAAGCATAGCGCTCAACGGTGAAGCATTCTTCAATGTAACTCCGGATAAGAAAAAACCATTTATCATCTCGGTAAATGACGTCACCGTTAAAGTAGTGGGCACTTCATTTAACGTTAAAAACACCGCCGAAAAGACGGAGGTGATCGTGGAAACGGGCATTGTGGAGGTAACGAAGAAAGACAATGAAGTAAGCTTGAGTCCTAATGAAAAGGCGACAGTACTAAAAGGTGCTGACGCCCCGATAAAAGAGGAAAACGAGGATGTGCTTTATAACTACTACCGTACAAAAGAGTTCATATGCAACGCCACACCACTTTGGCGACTGGTGGACGTATTGAACGATGCCTATGGAGTGAACATCATCATTGCTAATCCAAGGCTGAAAAACATTGAGTTAACAACTACTTTCCGCAATGAACCTATTGAAAAGATACTGGTCGTTGTCAGCGAAACACTCAACATTCATGTTGAAAGAAAAGGTGTCGACTACATTTTAAAATAA
- a CDS encoding RNA polymerase sigma-70 factor gives MKEAVIFALGHPFIRMENESAGIQLIDVGSEVIFERTFKSHFKALHAYACTILRSEAMAEEAVQNVFYKLWEKKDQINIKESLSAYLYRAVYHECLNMMKHSKVKDAYKAHTTYLHTDIEKANERTSLKELETKLADALKDLPEQCRTIFQMSRFEELKYREIAEQLGLSVKTVENQMGKALRILREKLADFLPMIILFPHLLNMLS, from the coding sequence TTGAAAGAAGCCGTTATCTTTGCGCTCGGGCATCCGTTCATACGTATGGAAAATGAGTCGGCCGGAATCCAGCTGATAGATGTCGGCAGCGAAGTAATATTTGAAAGAACCTTTAAATCCCATTTTAAGGCACTGCATGCCTATGCCTGTACCATCCTGCGGAGTGAGGCAATGGCCGAAGAAGCGGTTCAAAACGTTTTCTATAAGCTTTGGGAAAAGAAAGACCAGATCAACATTAAAGAATCGTTGAGTGCTTACCTGTACCGCGCCGTTTACCACGAGTGTCTCAACATGATGAAACATTCTAAAGTAAAGGATGCCTACAAAGCACACACTACCTACCTGCACACCGATATTGAAAAAGCCAACGAAAGAACTTCGCTCAAAGAACTGGAAACAAAACTGGCCGATGCATTGAAAGACCTGCCGGAACAGTGCCGCACCATCTTCCAGATGAGCAGGTTTGAAGAATTGAAATACCGCGAGATAGCCGAGCAGCTCGGACTGTCGGTAAAAACCGTAGAGAACCAGATGGGAAAGGCCCTGCGCATACTACGCGAGAAACTGGCCGACTTCCTGCCGATGATCATTTTATTTCCTCATCTTTTAAATATGCTGTCGTGA
- a CDS encoding T9SS type A sorting domain-containing protein, translating into MKNIYVPLIGIALLFSANGVKAQAIPANRITDWSKAGLQGPVPAYANVINIMNYGGIDNGSASNHTAFQAAVAALGGGPGVIDFPAGTYLFTQPISLRDSLVIRGAGNATKLLFDLGGAFQNAIIIEGSISTTTWDVVQTANKNDSILVLMNKTGLGVGDWMMVTDDDTSKVTSPWAYGVTGQIFRIENIIGDTLVADNILRRNYPVDSMPFVRKITPVKGAGIECLYIERQDSTATQTYNVYTNYVVNSWVIGVESNSTNFAHIGLNASSHMLIRGNYIHHSHGYGGGGRGYGVVLQYTTGDCLVDNNLFEFLRHSMLLQLGANGNVLSYNYSKDPNWNEPPLPANSAGDAVLHGDYPYLNLFEGNVVQHIVIDNSHGKNGPYNTFFRNRAQLYGIFMNSGTGVTDSVNFVGNEVTNTGPAMGNFSLAGVGHLQQANTIKGILTPAGSTAAEQSLYLTSPPPFWQGQLQWPTIGTPFPYNQYPNTAQARYSTQKTDCRINPVYVGIDDVGGVRQFKVFPNPASGQITFALDAQKDAVIEVSDVLGRSVAQLNLPAAHNKVEWNTAGVKPGIYLYRVSIEGIAVQTGRLAITE; encoded by the coding sequence ATGAAAAACATATACGTTCCGCTTATTGGTATCGCACTGCTCTTCTCTGCAAATGGAGTTAAAGCGCAGGCAATACCTGCCAATCGTATTACTGACTGGAGTAAAGCTGGGCTTCAGGGACCGGTGCCTGCCTACGCCAATGTCATCAATATTATGAACTATGGTGGGATTGATAATGGCTCAGCTTCCAATCATACTGCCTTCCAGGCCGCAGTGGCTGCGTTGGGCGGAGGACCGGGGGTGATTGATTTTCCCGCAGGAACATATTTGTTCACGCAACCTATTTCACTTCGCGACAGCCTGGTGATCAGGGGCGCGGGCAATGCCACAAAGTTATTGTTCGATCTCGGTGGTGCGTTTCAGAATGCGATCATTATAGAGGGCTCAATTAGCACGACTACCTGGGATGTGGTGCAAACGGCTAATAAGAACGATAGTATTCTGGTGCTGATGAATAAAACGGGTTTGGGAGTGGGAGACTGGATGATGGTGACTGATGATGATACCAGCAAAGTCACCTCACCCTGGGCTTATGGTGTTACCGGCCAGATATTTCGGATAGAAAACATAATAGGCGACACCCTTGTTGCGGATAACATACTACGAAGAAACTACCCTGTCGATTCGATGCCCTTTGTCCGGAAAATTACACCTGTGAAAGGTGCTGGTATCGAATGCCTGTATATAGAGCGCCAGGATTCAACAGCTACACAGACCTATAATGTGTACACGAATTACGTAGTCAACAGCTGGGTGATAGGTGTGGAGAGCAACAGCACCAATTTTGCACACATAGGCTTGAATGCCTCGTCGCACATGCTCATCCGTGGAAATTATATTCACCATTCACATGGCTATGGCGGTGGTGGACGTGGTTATGGGGTAGTGTTGCAATACACTACTGGCGACTGCCTGGTAGATAATAACCTCTTTGAGTTTTTGCGGCACTCAATGCTTTTGCAGTTAGGCGCTAACGGCAACGTGCTATCATATAATTACTCAAAAGATCCTAACTGGAATGAACCACCTTTGCCCGCCAACTCTGCTGGCGACGCTGTACTACATGGCGACTATCCTTATCTCAATCTTTTTGAAGGCAATGTCGTGCAGCATATAGTGATCGACAATTCGCACGGAAAGAATGGACCATACAATACCTTTTTCCGCAACCGCGCCCAGCTCTATGGTATTTTCATGAACAGTGGTACCGGGGTTACAGATAGTGTAAACTTTGTTGGCAACGAGGTGACGAATACCGGCCCTGCGATGGGTAACTTTAGCCTGGCTGGTGTTGGACACTTGCAACAAGCAAACACTATTAAAGGAATATTGACTCCCGCTGGTAGTACCGCGGCTGAGCAATCGTTGTATCTAACCAGCCCGCCACCGTTTTGGCAGGGTCAGTTGCAATGGCCAACAATAGGTACTCCATTTCCATACAATCAATACCCCAATACGGCCCAGGCAAGGTATTCTACTCAAAAAACAGATTGCAGGATCAATCCGGTGTATGTAGGTATTGACGATGTTGGCGGCGTTAGACAATTTAAAGTGTTCCCGAATCCGGCAAGTGGTCAGATAACTTTTGCGCTTGATGCTCAAAAGGACGCGGTTATCGAGGTGTCAGATGTCCTTGGCAGGAGCGTTGCTCAATTAAATCTGCCGGCAGCTCATAACAAGGTGGAATGGAATACTGCAGGTGTAAAGCCGGGAATATACTTGTATCGCGTTTCAATTGAAGGTATTGCTGTACAGACCGGCAGACTAGCCATTACTGAATAG
- a CDS encoding SLC13 family permease: MKKTIAITAGVALFAALLIFNPFSLDEKACKVAAVAILMIVWWVTEAMPMPAVALIPLVLFPVLGVAKTEEAAVSYGSPIIFLFLGGFLIGLAVEKWLLHKRIALKIVGITGTSGNRIVLGFILATGLLSWWLSNTATTMMMYPIALSVLNVMEANMGKDKAVQNLNVCLMLAISYSANFGGIATIIGTPPNVAYVGFLEKNDGYAFAFADWMKLCVPLSFLLLGSLYIVMTQFLYPIRMKADETTKATITKELQCSDKMSAAEKRVMVVFATTALLWMTKDIINKQQTLFKLDDTMIAVMGALSLFMIPSGNVKGQALLNWDDTKKVAWGILLLFGGGISLADQLGKAGIVESIGLWIAGFATGGILLVFIIATVSIFTSEVMSNVAQVIVFAPVIAGMAKALHIDALQLGMAMTLGASCASMLPMGTPPNAIVFASGRLQLKDMIKTGFVMNIISAVLITLFCWYLLPVLVKAIQ, encoded by the coding sequence ATGAAAAAAACTATTGCTATCACCGCAGGTGTGGCCCTTTTTGCTGCACTATTAATATTCAATCCATTTAGCCTTGATGAAAAGGCCTGCAAGGTCGCAGCTGTAGCTATACTTATGATCGTTTGGTGGGTGACCGAAGCAATGCCAATGCCTGCTGTGGCGCTTATACCATTAGTTCTCTTTCCTGTTCTCGGTGTCGCAAAAACCGAAGAAGCAGCAGTTTCGTATGGCAGTCCTATTATCTTTCTCTTTCTGGGTGGGTTCCTGATTGGACTGGCGGTAGAGAAATGGTTGCTCCATAAACGGATAGCATTAAAGATCGTCGGCATCACAGGCACTAGTGGCAACCGCATTGTACTTGGGTTCATACTGGCAACGGGACTATTGAGTTGGTGGCTAAGTAATACGGCCACTACTATGATGATGTATCCTATAGCACTGAGCGTGCTGAACGTAATGGAAGCTAATATGGGAAAGGATAAGGCCGTTCAAAACCTCAACGTTTGCCTGATGTTGGCCATTAGCTATTCCGCAAATTTCGGCGGTATTGCAACCATCATAGGTACTCCACCCAATGTTGCCTATGTGGGCTTCCTGGAAAAGAATGATGGCTATGCTTTTGCTTTTGCAGATTGGATGAAGCTTTGCGTACCCCTATCGTTTCTGCTGCTCGGCAGCCTGTACATCGTGATGACGCAATTCCTTTATCCAATTCGCATGAAGGCGGATGAGACCACAAAAGCTACCATCACAAAAGAGCTGCAATGTTCTGATAAGATGAGTGCGGCTGAAAAACGTGTAATGGTCGTTTTTGCTACCACTGCGCTCCTCTGGATGACTAAAGACATCATCAATAAACAGCAGACCCTATTCAAGCTTGACGACACAATGATTGCGGTAATGGGCGCCTTGTCGTTATTTATGATACCATCTGGCAATGTAAAAGGCCAGGCCCTGCTTAACTGGGACGACACTAAAAAAGTAGCCTGGGGTATCCTTTTGCTTTTTGGTGGTGGTATCAGCCTGGCCGACCAACTTGGAAAGGCAGGCATCGTCGAATCAATTGGACTCTGGATAGCAGGCTTTGCTACGGGTGGCATTCTGCTGGTATTCATCATTGCTACAGTCTCCATCTTTACCAGCGAGGTGATGAGCAATGTAGCCCAGGTGATCGTATTCGCGCCGGTAATTGCGGGCATGGCAAAGGCTTTGCATATCGATGCCCTTCAACTAGGCATGGCTATGACACTTGGCGCCAGTTGTGCGAGCATGTTGCCGATGGGCACGCCACCCAATGCAATTGTATTTGCCAGCGGCAGGTTGCAACTAAAAGACATGATTAAGACGGGCTTTGTCATGAACATTATATCGGCGGTGCTGATAACATTATTCTGCTGGTACCTGTTACCTGTGCTGGTAAAGGCTATTCAGTAA